The following are encoded together in the Anaerostipes caccae L1-92 genome:
- a CDS encoding aminotransferase class I/II-fold pyridoxal phosphate-dependent enzyme — MKYPIFEKLRQLDKEGLYPFHMPGHKRKKQDIMREGSLFALDTTEISGYDDLHHPEGMIKESMEYIKHIYGSKESYFLINSTTGGILASVTASCRLGDKILISRNCHKSVYHAISMLGLRPVYLYPKIEQNICMGITRSQVQDILNREKGIKAAVIVSPTYEGIVSDIRQIAEVLHEEGIPLIVDEAHGAHFVFHSGFPESAVSQGADAVIQSLHKTLPSLTQTGLLHICSSRIGTREIQQALSTFQSSSPSYILMASIDYCVRKCADRPDLFDDYVQNLMDIRARLKHMRNLKLLRTDDPGKIVVLTGDTKITGKELFHILRSEYGIELEMSEISYVTAMTSICDTKEALGKLCEAFLETDESLYHVPNPGQAVIPAAEQVMTPYEAKIRGRKLVSPYEAVGELSAEFIFLYPPGIPLAVPGERISEEIVQKMKEYREQKMNLIGLSEGRIYIVDERV; from the coding sequence ATGAAATATCCTATTTTTGAAAAATTAAGACAATTAGATAAAGAAGGATTGTATCCGTTTCATATGCCTGGGCACAAAAGGAAGAAACAGGACATTATGAGAGAGGGATCTCTGTTTGCGCTTGACACTACAGAGATCAGCGGCTATGACGACCTGCATCATCCGGAAGGGATGATTAAAGAATCAATGGAGTATATCAAACATATATATGGAAGTAAGGAAAGTTATTTTCTGATCAACAGCACCACCGGAGGTATTTTAGCTTCTGTGACTGCGTCCTGTCGGCTGGGGGATAAGATTCTTATCAGCAGGAATTGTCACAAGTCCGTATATCATGCAATTTCCATGCTTGGTTTAAGGCCGGTTTATTTATATCCCAAAATAGAGCAGAATATTTGTATGGGGATTACCAGAAGCCAGGTGCAGGACATCCTGAACAGGGAAAAAGGCATTAAAGCCGCTGTTATCGTTTCTCCCACTTATGAAGGGATCGTGTCTGATATCAGGCAGATTGCCGAGGTTCTTCATGAAGAGGGGATTCCCCTGATCGTGGATGAAGCTCACGGAGCACATTTTGTATTTCACAGTGGATTTCCCGAGAGTGCGGTATCTCAGGGAGCAGACGCAGTGATCCAGAGTCTGCACAAGACACTGCCTTCCCTTACTCAGACCGGACTTCTGCACATATGCAGTTCCAGGATAGGCACCAGGGAGATTCAGCAGGCTTTATCTACGTTTCAGAGCAGCAGTCCGTCTTATATTTTGATGGCAAGTATTGATTACTGTGTCAGGAAATGTGCAGACAGGCCGGACTTGTTTGATGACTATGTTCAGAATCTAATGGATATCCGGGCCAGACTTAAACATATGAGAAATCTGAAGCTCTTAAGGACAGATGATCCGGGGAAAATCGTTGTTTTGACCGGAGATACAAAGATTACCGGCAAAGAGCTGTTTCATATTTTGAGGAGTGAATATGGGATCGAGCTGGAGATGTCCGAAATATCCTATGTCACGGCTATGACGAGTATTTGTGATACAAAAGAGGCGTTAGGTAAATTGTGTGAGGCTTTTCTGGAGACAGATGAAAGCCTGTACCATGTCCCAAATCCGGGACAGGCTGTTATTCCGGCTGCTGAGCAGGTTATGACGCCTTATGAGGCAAAGATCAGGGGCAGGAAGCTGGTGTCTCCGTACGAAGCGGTCGGAGAGCTCAGTGCGGAATTTATATTTTTATATCCTCCGGGTATACCGCTGGCGGTGCCGGGAGAGAGAATTTCAGAGGAAATAGTGCAGAAAATGAAGGAGTACCGGGAACAGAAGATGAATTTGATCGGTCTGTCAGAAGGCCGGATTTACATAGTGGATGAAAGGGTTTGA
- the tmk gene encoding dTMP kinase gives MGIFITMEGPDGAGKSTQIDLLRVYLLQKGYDIIVCREPGGTVISEAIREVILNRDYKNMGHMTELLLYAAARAQLVEEVIQPALDQGKVVICDRFIESSAVYQGIARGLGVDLVYEVNRFAVGNTMPDITLLLDVDAETGIGRKKQQAELDRMESEKLEFHRKVVEGYRLLAERDKNRMVKIDGRNSIEEIHRQIKVAVDDALTRETKQT, from the coding sequence ATGGGAATATTTATAACGATGGAAGGGCCGGACGGTGCCGGAAAATCGACACAGATTGATTTATTAAGAGTCTACTTATTGCAGAAGGGGTATGATATAATAGTATGCAGGGAACCGGGAGGCACGGTTATAAGCGAAGCGATCCGTGAAGTGATCCTCAACCGGGATTATAAAAACATGGGACATATGACAGAACTTCTTTTGTACGCTGCGGCCAGGGCCCAGTTAGTAGAGGAAGTCATACAGCCTGCTCTGGACCAGGGAAAAGTAGTCATCTGTGACCGCTTCATAGAATCTTCGGCCGTATATCAGGGAATTGCAAGGGGACTGGGTGTTGATCTGGTATATGAAGTAAACCGTTTTGCAGTGGGAAATACTATGCCGGATATAACGCTCCTGCTTGATGTGGATGCAGAGACCGGCATCGGAAGGAAGAAACAGCAGGCAGAGCTGGACCGTATGGAATCAGAAAAGCTGGAATTTCACAGGAAAGTGGTGGAAGGATACAGGCTGTTAGCCGAAAGAGATAAAAACAGAATGGTTAAAATAGACGGGAGAAACTCCATTGAGGAAATTCACCGTCAGATAAAAGTAGCAGTTGATGATGCCCTGACGAGAGAGACAAAACAGACGTAA
- the holB gene encoding DNA polymerase III subunit delta': protein MKSFDNVVGHKKIIQHFEEAIQTGQISHAYLLNGEDGSGKMTLAKAFAKALLCEKHEGCGQCTPCRQADTGNHPDLIYITHEKYEIRVDEIRQGINETIDIKPYSSNYKIYIVDDADRMNVGAQNALLKTLEEPPEYAVILLLTNNKDRLLETILSRCVCMSLGTVPEDQIRDYLKEHTQADEDMIDFAVSFSLGNLGKAVHVAETKEFHEMLNEALGMLGYIHHIELHEMISYLKTLTKYKEQIYDFLDIMTDWYRDMLILKTTGSVNLLIFKDKYRQLKEQEIYITFEGLTHIMDEIQKARVRLNANVNFEVTMEMLLLTMKENGKVW from the coding sequence ATGAAGAGTTTTGATAACGTGGTTGGACATAAGAAGATCATACAGCATTTTGAAGAAGCCATTCAGACCGGACAGATTTCACATGCATATTTACTGAATGGAGAAGACGGATCAGGAAAGATGACATTGGCAAAAGCCTTTGCAAAAGCGCTGCTCTGTGAGAAACATGAGGGGTGCGGACAATGTACGCCGTGCCGTCAGGCGGATACGGGAAACCATCCGGATCTGATCTATATAACACATGAAAAATACGAGATCCGCGTAGATGAGATCAGACAGGGGATCAATGAGACCATAGACATTAAGCCGTACAGCAGCAATTATAAAATATATATTGTGGACGATGCAGACCGTATGAATGTAGGGGCTCAGAATGCACTGTTAAAGACGCTGGAAGAACCGCCGGAGTATGCAGTGATCCTGCTTCTTACAAACAACAAAGACCGCCTGCTGGAGACAATATTGTCCAGATGTGTATGTATGTCTCTGGGAACTGTCCCCGAAGATCAGATCAGGGATTACCTGAAGGAACATACGCAGGCAGATGAGGATATGATTGATTTCGCAGTATCGTTTTCACTGGGCAACCTTGGAAAGGCTGTCCATGTGGCTGAGACTAAAGAGTTCCACGAGATGCTGAATGAGGCGCTGGGAATGCTTGGTTATATACATCATATTGAACTTCATGAGATGATTTCTTATTTAAAGACATTGACAAAATATAAAGAACAGATTTATGATTTTCTTGACATTATGACAGACTGGTACAGGGATATGCTGATCCTCAAGACAACGGGATCTGTGAATCTTCTGATTTTCAAGGACAAGTACCGCCAGCTCAAAGAGCAGGAAATTTATATTACATTTGAAGGCCTTACCCACATCATGGACGAGATTCAGAAGGCCAGAGTACGCTTGAATGCGAACGTGAATTTTGAAGTGACGATGGAAATGTTGCTTCTAACGATGAAGGAGAATGGAAAGGTATGGTAG
- a CDS encoding PSP1 domain-containing protein, giving the protein MVEVVGVRFRTAGKVYFFDPKKFDIKQGDHVIVETARGVEYGRVVTDKKKVDKEAVSDELKPVLRIATREDKDAALENLKKEKEAFSICSQKIREHKLEMKLVATEYTFDNNKVLFYFTADGRVDFRELVKDLASIFRTRIELRQIGVRDEAKMLGGIGICGRALCCSSYLSEFIPVSIKMAKEQSLSLNPTKISGVCGRLMCCLKNEQETYEYLNKKLPNIGDAVKTPDGRTGEVQRVNILRQNVKLIVEDDNGDKEIVEYKLDDLNYHPKNARKRRGKGSHKNHES; this is encoded by the coding sequence ATGGTAGAAGTAGTTGGAGTGCGGTTCCGCACTGCCGGGAAAGTATATTTTTTTGATCCAAAAAAGTTTGACATAAAACAGGGAGACCATGTGATTGTGGAAACTGCCCGCGGCGTGGAATACGGCAGAGTCGTAACGGACAAAAAGAAAGTGGACAAGGAAGCCGTCTCTGACGAGTTAAAACCGGTTCTTCGGATTGCAACCAGAGAAGATAAAGATGCAGCACTGGAAAATCTGAAGAAAGAGAAGGAAGCTTTCTCTATCTGTTCACAGAAGATCCGGGAACACAAACTGGAGATGAAACTGGTAGCTACCGAGTATACGTTTGACAACAATAAAGTCCTGTTTTACTTTACCGCGGACGGCCGTGTGGATTTTCGTGAATTGGTGAAAGACCTGGCATCTATTTTCAGAACAAGAATCGAACTGCGCCAGATCGGTGTGAGAGATGAGGCAAAGATGCTCGGCGGGATTGGAATCTGCGGACGGGCACTGTGCTGCAGTTCTTATCTGTCGGAATTCATTCCGGTCTCCATTAAGATGGCAAAGGAACAGAGCCTGTCTCTGAATCCCACTAAGATTTCAGGGGTCTGCGGGCGACTGATGTGCTGTCTGAAAAATGAGCAGGAGACATACGAATACCTGAACAAGAAACTGCCGAACATCGGAGACGCAGTGAAAACACCGGATGGCCGCACTGGCGAAGTGCAGCGGGTCAATATACTCAGACAAAATGTGAAGCTGATCGTAGAAGATGACAACGGCGATAAGGAAATCGTGGAGTACAAGCTGGATGATTTGAATTATCATCCGAAAAATGCGAGAAAAAGACGGGGAAAGGGCAGTCACAAGAATCATGAGAGCTAA
- a CDS encoding tRNA1(Val) (adenine(37)-N6)-methyltransferase: MRAKLGDGERLDDLGIKGYQIIQKKDGFCFGMDAVLLSSFVKVKKNGNVLDLGTGTGILPILMEAKTPGRHFTGLEIQSEMAGMAARSAALNGLEEKIEIVEGDITKASAIFSHDSFDVITSNPPYMVNDHGFRNPNDAKAIARHEILCRFRDISGAARVLLKHSGSLFLVHRSYRLSEILNCLSNDGLEPKRIRFVYPYREKESNIFLLEAVKGGKSRMKVEPPLIIYEKPGQYTEEIYKIYGWKPEEV; this comes from the coding sequence ATGAGAGCTAAACTTGGAGACGGAGAGCGATTGGATGATCTGGGTATAAAGGGATATCAGATCATCCAGAAAAAAGACGGTTTCTGTTTTGGAATGGACGCGGTTCTGCTGTCCTCTTTTGTCAAAGTGAAGAAAAACGGAAATGTGCTGGATCTTGGCACAGGAACGGGGATTCTTCCAATCCTCATGGAAGCCAAGACGCCCGGAAGACATTTTACCGGGCTGGAAATCCAGAGTGAGATGGCCGGGATGGCAGCAAGAAGTGCTGCATTAAACGGGCTGGAAGAAAAGATAGAGATCGTAGAAGGCGATATTACGAAGGCTTCTGCGATTTTTTCACATGACAGTTTTGATGTCATTACTTCAAATCCGCCTTATATGGTGAATGATCATGGCTTCAGGAATCCAAATGATGCGAAAGCCATTGCAAGACATGAGATCCTGTGCAGATTCCGGGATATTTCCGGTGCTGCCAGAGTCCTTTTAAAACACAGCGGAAGTTTGTTTTTGGTTCACAGAAGCTATCGTCTTTCTGAGATCCTTAACTGTTTGAGCAATGACGGACTGGAGCCCAAAAGAATCCGGTTTGTTTATCCTTACAGGGAAAAAGAATCCAATATTTTTTTGCTGGAAGCAGTAAAAGGAGGGAAGTCCAGGATGAAGGTCGAACCGCCTTTGATCATCTATGAAAAGCCCGGACAGTATACGGAAGAAATTTATAAAATTTATGGATGGAAACCAGAGGAGGTTTAA
- the rsmI gene encoding 16S rRNA (cytidine(1402)-2'-O)-methyltransferase: MAGKLYLCATPIGNLEDITFRTLETLKAVDLIAAEDTRHSIKLLNHFDIKTKMTSYHEYNRVEKARYLVKLLEDGKNIALITDAGTPGISDPGEELVRQCHENGIQVTSLPGACALINGLIISGQPTRRFCFEAFLPPDKKERAMILEQLKDETRTIILYEAPHRLLKTLEELYSTMGNRKMTVCRELTKKHETVFVSEMEEVISYYTEHPAKGECVLIIQGRTLEELKKESQEQFQELDLMEHMERYLGKGLSQKEAMKLVAKDRGVGKRDIYQELLRYKK; the protein is encoded by the coding sequence ATGGCAGGGAAATTATATTTATGTGCAACGCCTATCGGCAATCTGGAGGACATTACATTCCGGACACTGGAAACGTTAAAAGCTGTAGATTTGATCGCTGCGGAAGACACACGGCACAGCATTAAGCTTTTAAATCACTTTGATATTAAGACAAAGATGACGAGCTATCACGAGTACAACCGTGTAGAAAAAGCCCGTTATCTTGTAAAGCTTCTGGAGGATGGAAAAAACATTGCACTGATTACGGATGCAGGAACACCGGGCATTTCAGATCCGGGAGAAGAACTGGTGAGACAGTGTCATGAAAACGGCATTCAGGTAACGTCCCTGCCGGGTGCATGTGCCCTGATCAATGGACTGATTATTTCAGGACAGCCAACCAGAAGATTCTGTTTTGAAGCATTTCTGCCGCCAGATAAAAAAGAGCGCGCCATGATCTTAGAACAGCTGAAGGATGAAACACGGACGATTATTTTGTATGAGGCTCCCCACAGGCTGTTAAAGACTTTGGAGGAACTTTACAGCACGATGGGGAATAGGAAAATGACGGTCTGCAGGGAACTGACAAAGAAGCATGAAACGGTATTTGTTTCTGAGATGGAAGAGGTCATCTCCTATTATACCGAACATCCGGCAAAGGGTGAGTGTGTTCTGATCATTCAGGGAAGAACATTGGAGGAACTGAAAAAGGAGAGCCAGGAGCAGTTTCAGGAACTCGATTTGATGGAGCATATGGAACGCTATTTAGGGAAAGGCCTCTCACAAAAAGAGGCTATGAAACTGGTGGCCAAAGACCGCGGAGTAGGAAAAAGAGACATTTATCAGGAGCTTCTCCGGTATAAGAAATAA
- a CDS encoding AbrB/MazE/SpoVT family DNA-binding domain-containing protein, with the protein MKSTGIVRKLDELGRITLPIELRRNLDVNERDPLEIFVDEDTIILKKYNPADIFTGEMDDLVEYKGKKVSKSSIIELAKLAGLNVAE; encoded by the coding sequence ATGAAGAGTACAGGTATTGTAAGAAAGCTTGATGAGCTGGGACGTATTACTTTACCAATTGAGTTAAGACGTAATCTGGATGTGAATGAGAGGGATCCCCTTGAGATCTTCGTTGACGAAGATACGATCATATTGAAAAAGTACAATCCAGCAGACATCTTTACTGGCGAAATGGATGATCTCGTTGAGTACAAAGGCAAGAAAGTGTCAAAAAGTTCTATCATTGAATTGGCGAAACTTGCTGGTTTAAATGTTGCAGAATAA
- a CDS encoding MSCRAMM family protein, protein MSKKVRKSLAVLAAFVLTISFIAGNGAFTNVHAQEAETETASEQITSTTEASLATEETAAMATESVTTEQKAATESNTEAAKAESTASVTAIQKKTAVKSVKQGSDPVVTNGNFTKYLTKFAFTDHLGNPFTESHPVTKDSNVIIRYEFKIPNKETIQGGSTYILKMPNVFQLDGLSGAAQKLNKQQAGAVEEVPNWTVNNNATITVKFPKTLTQSNIEGFMEISCSVDADQLKEETIIFDLGQLEGFGQEYQTDFKPEVEKKSPEVAKKGTLNREDQTITWTVIATPDKGDNNLEGYTLIDTFDKKQVFVKGSVELDGTKTADPELTDNGWNYKFGKISNGSHTLTYKTKLTDEFFESDYKSNGAKDMSAIAANTVTIKTGDSKGEASADASVRVVRYAFWKDKNASNNIGYDDDAKKPYLGFQLKGWYDTAGRELPVTFTDKLPEGTSLMETEGQLTVKYGSGNAVKLTKAAGSTPGENEYTYDTATREFKVTLDPKYNNNFVYVNYKIWLDTEAAVKKGSVRNTAVMTVGNHVSISDYEDSSWGSGYQKGKLGLTKSGAFARVEDDNTIKWTVTVNNNPTKTVNGDIQFKDVLPEGLEYIAGSFNANYKGKNEKNVQVNGNELIFTIKDLGKNKCTITYTTRIKGGALQFTQNANGNSPAVSFKNHVFLEWDGNKQDITGTGSVNIQTFVSKKGSYNSSKDEFNWTIWLRSKGIYIHNMVVTEKLPEGHRLVEGSLKYGDKVLGTEKSADQPYYEVSGDSIIIYFPEQMLPTDKNDMTLSTVTDETKAETKPEKVSAVNEVSVRADEFKTELTAKAEVNVSYTPDVEKTTSYKKGNYVEWTVNVNKNHAVITKQKAEITDQLQPGLTYREGSVKLIDVTANNKEISGMDSDYDDVSGKIVFTFPDGLDLTHQFKVLFITDVTSATGNIKNTVTFDASAKETKVTSGSVPLILSGMNSGLTGDNIRFILNKTDAEDNAPLENVEFQLYDHNKNEVGSVMKTDNKGRIAFDAGLKYGNTYYLKETKALNDYVLDAAEHKLVIGEKESDRVQVQFDGRDYTFSLDENGTLNFGFTITNEAKRGSVLLKKVSSEDARTLEGAEFSLYKADGELVAQGLKTDAQGQIRFDYLRLGTYYFQETKAPEGYNLDAETKYEFRINDQAAETPVVVEAENVPTKVSVIKLDAATKKALAGAELQIIQIQEDGSELIVEEWTSEEEAHAVTGKLIPGEEYILRETEAPFGYELAEDVRFTVNAGGELQTVEMYDEPSPEDPYYGGDDEEESSTSETTTTTTYEEPEDEDSYYREDSETVKTSEASSKSVTESRVSRTGDSSHTAVYAIVAVCAAGAVLLLLRKKYKK, encoded by the coding sequence ATGAGTAAAAAGGTAAGAAAAAGTCTTGCAGTTCTTGCGGCTTTTGTGCTGACGATATCATTTATCGCAGGGAATGGTGCGTTCACCAATGTCCATGCACAGGAGGCGGAAACAGAAACTGCATCAGAACAGATCACTTCTACAACAGAGGCTTCTTTAGCAACTGAGGAAACAGCTGCAATGGCCACAGAATCTGTCACAACAGAGCAAAAGGCCGCAACAGAGAGTAATACAGAAGCCGCAAAGGCCGAGAGCACTGCATCTGTCACAGCAATTCAGAAAAAAACAGCCGTAAAGTCCGTAAAACAGGGATCAGATCCTGTGGTGACAAACGGCAATTTCACCAAATACTTAACTAAATTTGCATTTACAGACCATTTAGGAAATCCGTTCACGGAGTCTCATCCTGTCACAAAAGACAGCAATGTGATCATCAGATATGAGTTCAAAATTCCGAATAAGGAAACCATTCAGGGAGGATCCACTTATATTCTGAAAATGCCGAACGTGTTCCAGTTAGATGGTCTCAGCGGCGCTGCGCAGAAATTAAATAAGCAACAGGCAGGCGCTGTAGAGGAAGTTCCGAACTGGACCGTAAACAACAATGCGACCATCACAGTAAAATTTCCAAAAACGCTGACTCAATCTAATATTGAAGGGTTCATGGAGATTAGCTGCAGCGTGGACGCAGATCAGTTAAAAGAAGAGACAATTATTTTCGATCTGGGACAACTTGAGGGATTCGGGCAGGAGTATCAGACTGACTTTAAACCGGAAGTGGAAAAGAAAAGCCCTGAAGTAGCGAAAAAGGGAACGCTGAACAGAGAAGACCAGACCATCACATGGACGGTCATTGCCACACCGGATAAGGGAGACAATAATCTGGAAGGATACACCCTGATAGATACGTTTGATAAAAAACAAGTCTTTGTAAAAGGTTCCGTGGAGTTAGACGGAACAAAAACTGCCGATCCGGAACTAACTGACAATGGATGGAACTATAAGTTCGGAAAGATCAGCAATGGTTCCCATACATTAACTTACAAAACAAAGCTTACGGATGAATTTTTTGAATCAGATTATAAGTCCAATGGTGCAAAAGATATGTCTGCCATTGCAGCTAATACTGTAACAATTAAGACAGGGGACAGTAAAGGTGAAGCTTCAGCCGATGCTTCAGTCCGGGTGGTAAGATATGCATTTTGGAAAGATAAAAATGCATCCAATAATATAGGATATGATGACGATGCAAAGAAGCCGTATCTTGGCTTTCAGCTGAAAGGTTGGTACGATACAGCGGGCAGAGAACTGCCGGTTACATTTACAGATAAGCTTCCAGAAGGAACCTCACTGATGGAGACAGAAGGACAGCTCACAGTGAAATATGGCAGCGGCAATGCAGTGAAACTTACAAAGGCAGCAGGAAGTACACCGGGTGAAAATGAATATACGTATGATACGGCAACACGAGAATTTAAAGTAACACTTGATCCAAAGTACAACAATAACTTTGTCTATGTCAATTATAAGATCTGGCTGGATACCGAGGCGGCTGTAAAAAAAGGAAGTGTAAGAAATACTGCAGTCATGACGGTTGGAAACCATGTAAGCATTTCTGATTATGAGGATTCCAGCTGGGGAAGCGGATATCAGAAAGGAAAGCTGGGACTTACAAAGTCAGGAGCCTTTGCAAGAGTTGAAGATGACAATACCATAAAATGGACAGTCACTGTCAATAACAATCCAACCAAAACAGTGAATGGAGACATTCAGTTTAAAGATGTGCTTCCGGAAGGGCTTGAATACATTGCCGGATCTTTTAATGCTAATTATAAGGGCAAGAATGAAAAAAATGTGCAGGTAAATGGAAACGAATTAATTTTTACTATAAAGGATCTTGGAAAAAACAAATGCACGATCACATATACAACAAGGATTAAGGGCGGAGCCCTTCAGTTCACTCAGAATGCAAATGGGAACTCACCGGCTGTTTCTTTTAAAAACCATGTGTTTCTCGAATGGGATGGTAACAAACAGGATATTACGGGAACAGGTTCTGTAAATATCCAGACTTTCGTTTCCAAGAAGGGAAGTTATAACAGCAGCAAAGATGAATTCAACTGGACGATCTGGCTCAGGTCAAAGGGCATTTACATTCATAACATGGTTGTCACAGAGAAGCTTCCGGAAGGCCACAGACTCGTAGAGGGAAGCCTTAAATACGGAGATAAAGTTCTTGGGACAGAGAAGAGTGCAGATCAGCCTTACTATGAGGTCAGCGGTGATAGTATCATTATTTACTTCCCGGAACAAATGCTTCCGACAGACAAAAATGACATGACACTGAGTACCGTTACCGATGAGACAAAGGCTGAGACAAAACCAGAAAAGGTAAGTGCAGTCAATGAAGTGAGTGTACGGGCAGACGAGTTTAAAACAGAGCTGACAGCAAAAGCTGAAGTAAATGTAAGCTATACGCCAGATGTAGAAAAAACCACCTCTTATAAAAAAGGAAATTATGTAGAGTGGACCGTAAATGTAAATAAAAACCATGCGGTAATTACGAAACAGAAGGCCGAAATTACAGATCAGCTTCAGCCGGGACTGACTTACAGAGAGGGATCTGTAAAGCTGATCGATGTGACGGCAAACAATAAAGAGATTTCCGGAATGGATTCAGATTATGATGATGTTTCAGGTAAGATTGTGTTTACATTCCCGGATGGACTGGATTTAACTCACCAGTTTAAAGTCTTATTTATCACAGATGTCACATCTGCCACAGGAAATATTAAAAACACCGTTACCTTTGATGCGAGTGCCAAAGAGACCAAGGTAACCAGCGGCAGTGTCCCATTGATATTAAGCGGAATGAACAGCGGCCTGACAGGTGATAACATTCGTTTTATCTTAAACAAAACAGATGCAGAAGATAATGCTCCCTTGGAAAATGTTGAATTTCAGCTTTATGACCATAATAAGAATGAAGTTGGAAGTGTTATGAAAACAGATAACAAGGGAAGGATTGCTTTCGATGCAGGATTAAAATACGGCAACACCTATTATCTGAAAGAGACAAAGGCTCTGAACGATTATGTACTGGACGCAGCGGAGCACAAACTAGTGATCGGGGAGAAAGAATCCGACAGAGTACAGGTTCAGTTTGACGGAAGAGACTACACTTTCTCATTAGATGAAAATGGAACTCTGAACTTTGGTTTTACAATTACAAATGAAGCAAAACGAGGTTCCGTTCTCCTTAAAAAGGTGAGCAGCGAAGACGCCCGGACTCTTGAAGGAGCAGAATTCAGTCTGTACAAGGCAGACGGAGAGTTAGTGGCTCAGGGACTTAAGACCGATGCACAGGGTCAGATCAGATTTGACTATCTGAGGCTTGGAACTTATTATTTCCAGGAAACAAAAGCGCCGGAAGGCTACAATCTGGATGCGGAGACCAAATATGAATTCAGAATTAACGATCAGGCAGCAGAGACACCGGTAGTTGTCGAAGCTGAAAATGTACCTACAAAAGTTTCTGTCATCAAGCTGGATGCAGCGACGAAGAAAGCGCTGGCAGGAGCTGAGCTTCAGATCATTCAGATTCAGGAAGACGGATCAGAATTGATCGTTGAAGAGTGGACATCTGAAGAGGAGGCACACGCGGTCACAGGAAAGCTTATTCCCGGAGAAGAATATATTTTAAGGGAGACAGAAGCACCGTTTGGCTACGAACTTGCAGAGGATGTGAGGTTTACAGTGAATGCAGGGGGAGAACTGCAGACTGTGGAAATGTATGATGAGCCTTCACCGGAAGATCCATATTACGGTGGAGATGATGAAGAAGAATCTAGCACAAGTGAGACAACAACCACGACAACATATGAAGAACCTGAGGATGAAGATTCTTACTACAGAGAGGACAGTGAAACTGTCAAAACTTCTGAAGCTTCCAGCAAATCGGTGACTGAATCAAGGGTTTCCAGAACCGGAGACAGTTCACATACAGCTGTTTACGCCATAGTGGCTGTGTGTGCGGCAGGTGCCGTACTGCTGCTTCTCAGAAAAAAATATAAGAAGTAA
- a CDS encoding nucleoside recognition domain-containing protein has translation MILLYGMISKKEMYQPFLEGVQDGFKVVMEIAPTLIALFLAVQIFRTSGALDLLVSVLSPVGQLLKIPKDVLPVIFAKLFSSSAATGFLLDIFKNFGPDSAQGVMSSIILSSTETCFYTMSIYFSAVHIKKTRYTLAGALLATFAGVMASVFLTGMH, from the coding sequence ATGATACTTTTGTATGGAATGATTTCAAAAAAAGAAATGTATCAGCCGTTTCTGGAAGGAGTCCAGGATGGATTTAAGGTAGTCATGGAAATTGCCCCTACCCTGATTGCACTGTTTTTAGCTGTGCAGATTTTCAGGACGTCCGGAGCGCTGGATCTTCTTGTATCCGTATTGAGTCCGGTGGGACAGCTTTTAAAGATTCCCAAGGACGTGCTTCCGGTAATCTTTGCAAAGCTGTTTTCATCTTCGGCAGCTACTGGATTCCTTTTGGATATTTTTAAGAACTTTGGCCCTGACTCAGCTCAGGGAGTCATGTCATCAATTATTTTAAGTTCTACCGAGACATGTTTTTATACAATGTCTATCTATTTCTCGGCCGTACATATCAAAAAGACCAGATACACCCTGGCAGGTGCTCTTCTGGCAACCTTCGCAGGAGTAATGGCCAGTGTATTTCTCACCGGGATGCATTAA